In one Streptomyces marincola genomic region, the following are encoded:
- a CDS encoding response regulator transcription factor: MRVLVVGGGAESVAPLIRRLRAHGYDTVHVDTGARALAAYRGTDLVLLDLQLPDIGGLEVCRGIRSSDDVPVIAFAAPDAEHTRVLALRAGADDCMDKPYRLPELMARIDAVMRRSRPCPKDEFPTVSYGPLRIDVISREVRLHGRPIALTRKEFDLLYRLALHRGEVVSRQRLMAEIWGDPLNHPAGRQATRTIDTHVSKLRGKLGVNSWIETVRGVGFRLGHD; this comes from the coding sequence ATGCGCGTACTTGTGGTAGGGGGCGGCGCGGAGTCCGTTGCCCCTCTGATCCGCAGACTCCGGGCCCACGGCTACGACACCGTCCACGTCGACACCGGCGCACGCGCCCTCGCCGCGTACCGCGGCACGGACCTGGTGCTGCTCGACCTCCAACTGCCCGACATCGGCGGCCTCGAAGTCTGCCGCGGCATCAGGTCGAGCGACGACGTCCCCGTCATCGCCTTCGCCGCCCCCGACGCCGAACACACCCGCGTCCTCGCGCTGCGCGCCGGCGCCGACGACTGCATGGACAAGCCGTACCGCCTTCCCGAACTCATGGCCAGGATCGACGCCGTCATGCGCCGCTCCAGGCCCTGCCCGAAGGACGAGTTCCCCACCGTGTCGTACGGCCCGTTACGCATCGACGTCATCAGCCGTGAAGTCCGCCTGCACGGCCGGCCCATCGCCCTGACCCGCAAGGAATTCGACCTCCTCTACCGCCTCGCCCTGCACCGCGGCGAAGTCGTCTCACGCCAGCGCCTCATGGCCGAGATCTGGGGCGACCCCCTGAACCACCCGGCCGGGCGGCAGGCGACCCGCACCATCGACACCCACGTGAGCAAGCTCCGCGGCAAGCTCGGCGTCAACAGCTGGATCGAGACCGTCCGCGGCGTCGGCTTCCGCCTCGGCCACGACTGA
- a CDS encoding type I polyketide synthase, whose product MPVPEETKTDTDGWAVLGDSDLLPDLPSHPDLASAATNPPRVLILPLMAGTGTGTDADADAGRNEDTTAETEAAAGANGSADAVRDVDVDVPAAAHEVLIRTLALIQDFLTNEHLAQTHLIALTHHAIATHPTEDITDLPHAPTWGLLRTAQTENPHRITLLDTDTTTPHTLTHTLALAHTTDEPQLAHRNNQLLTPRLTPTTEATDTDTTDSPYAHGTTLITGATGTLGTLLATHLATHHHTPHLLLLSRTGPNAPTAQQLTNLQNTTNTTITLLATDTTNPHQLTQALNTIPPQHPLTNIIHIAGTTDDTPLTTLTPQRLTTVLQPKINAAWNLHHQTQNHPIHTFTLYSSLSGLIGNAGQANYAAANTFLDALAHHRHANNQPTTSLAWGLWQETSTITQTLHTTDHQRLNRTGITPLTTPHALTLFDTAHTTPHPLQAATTLNTTHLTPHHPTPPTLRNLAPKTTTPQPTHTTPQPTQTLTQQLTHLPPNQRHTHLTTLIQTHAATILGHPNPTTIQPNRPFQELGFDSLTAIELRNHLTTTTGIPLPPTLIFDHPTPTTLATHLLELVEIDDSAAPQVLAELDRIEADIRSALADEDAQARITDRLRQLLDLVDGAGSSDTPADSDLDDASDEELFAFVDDLN is encoded by the coding sequence GTGCCGGTCCCCGAGGAAACCAAGACCGACACCGACGGCTGGGCCGTACTCGGTGACTCCGACCTCCTCCCCGACCTCCCCTCACACCCCGACCTCGCCAGCGCCGCCACCAACCCACCCCGCGTCCTCATCCTCCCGCTCATGGCCGGGACAGGGACGGGCACCGACGCGGACGCGGACGCCGGCCGGAACGAGGACACCACGGCGGAAACGGAAGCGGCGGCAGGGGCGAACGGCAGCGCGGACGCGGTCAGGGACGTGGACGTGGACGTGCCCGCTGCGGCGCATGAGGTGCTCATCCGCACCCTCGCGCTGATCCAGGACTTCCTCACCAACGAACACCTCGCCCAGACCCACCTCATCGCCCTCACCCACCACGCCATCGCCACCCACCCCACCGAAGACATCACCGACCTCCCCCACGCACCCACCTGGGGACTCCTCCGCACCGCCCAAACCGAAAACCCCCACCGCATCACCCTCCTCGACACCGACACCACCACCCCCCACACCCTCACCCACACCCTCGCCCTCGCCCACACCACCGACGAACCCCAACTCGCCCACCGCAACAACCAACTCCTCACCCCACGCCTCACCCCCACCACCGAAGCCACCGACACCGACACCACCGACAGCCCCTACGCCCACGGCACCACCCTCATCACCGGCGCCACCGGAACCCTCGGCACCCTCCTCGCCACCCACCTCGCCACCCACCACCACACACCCCACCTCCTCCTCCTCAGCCGAACCGGCCCCAACGCACCCACCGCCCAACAACTCACCAACCTCCAAAACACCACCAACACCACCATCACCCTCCTCGCCACCGACACCACCAACCCCCACCAACTCACCCAAGCCCTCAACACCATCCCACCCCAACACCCCCTCACCAACATCATCCACATCGCCGGAACCACCGACGACACCCCACTCACCACCCTCACCCCCCAACGCCTCACCACCGTCCTCCAACCCAAAATCAACGCCGCCTGGAACCTCCACCACCAAACCCAAAACCACCCCATCCACACCTTCACCCTCTACTCCTCCCTCTCCGGCCTCATCGGCAACGCCGGCCAAGCCAACTACGCCGCCGCCAACACCTTCCTCGACGCCCTCGCCCACCACCGCCACGCCAACAACCAACCCACCACCTCACTCGCCTGGGGCCTCTGGCAAGAAACCAGCACCATCACCCAAACCCTCCACACCACCGACCACCAACGCCTCAACCGCACCGGCATCACCCCCCTCACCACCCCCCACGCCCTCACCCTCTTCGACACCGCCCACACCACCCCCCACCCCCTCCAAGCCGCCACCACCCTCAACACCACCCACCTCACCCCCCACCACCCCACACCCCCCACCCTCCGCAACCTCGCACCCAAAACCACCACCCCCCAACCCACCCACACCACACCCCAACCCACCCAAACCCTCACCCAACAACTCACCCACCTCCCCCCCAACCAACGCCACACCCACCTCACCACCCTCATCCAAACCCACGCCGCCACCATCCTCGGCCACCCCAACCCCACCACCATCCAACCCAACCGCCCCTTCCAAGAACTCGGATTCGACTCCCTCACCGCCATCGAACTCCGCAACCACCTCACCACCACCACCGGCATCCCCCTCCCCCCCACCCTCATCTTCGACCACCCCACCCCCACCACCCTCGCCACCCACCTACTCGAACTCGTCGAGATCGACGATTCCGCCGCGCCCCAGGTCCTCGCGGAGCTGGACAGGATCGAGGCCGACATCCGTTCCGCGCTCGCCGACGAGGACGCACAGGCCCGGATCACCGACCGCCTGCGACAGCTGCTCGACCTGGTCGACGGAGCCGGCAGCAGCGACACCCCGGCGGACAGCGACCTCGACGACGCCAGCGACGAAGAGCTGTTCGCGTTCGTCGACGACCTCAACTGA
- a CDS encoding type I polyketide synthase, which produces MSNEEKLVDYLKWVTAELHKSRQRVEELEGGREEPIAVVGMACRYPGGVASADDLWQLVLNEEDAITEWPDDRGWDVDGLYDPEPGVPGRSYTREGGFIEDATTFDAAFFGISPREALGMDPQQRVLLETAWEAFEHAGIVPESLKGSRTGVFAGIVEQSYLNREGPEELEGYLMTSKLSSVASGRVAFTFGFEGPAVSLDTACSSSLVAVHMAMQSLRSGESALALAGGVTVSGSPNGFVDFSRQRGLAADGRCKSFSASADGTGWSEGVGLLVLERLSDARRNGHRVHALIRGSAINQDGASNGLTAPNGPSQERVIRQALASAQLTAADIDVIEAHGTGTRLGDPIEAQALLNTYGANRPARQPLHLGSLKSNIGHTVAAAGVGGVIKMIEAMRHGVLPKTLHVDKPTDHVNWDAGAVELLTEARTWPETGRPRRAGVSAFGVSGTNAHVIVEQAPEEPSEAPEGADGAEGPETASTPEEQSGADSGSGSGSGSGDDTVVWLLSGRTEEALRAQARQLADHLDAHPDLNDRAIAHTLATTRTHFTHRAAIHATTPDLLRTALHHLTQGTPHPNLTTGTTHPHPKTAYTLTGQGSQHPQMGQQLYHTHPTYAHTIDQLTDHLQPHLPHPLRDILHAPPHTPHAQLLNHTHITQPALFATHLALHRLLEHHDIRPDYLIGHSLGELTAAHIAGVLTLTDALHLVAHRGRLMQAAPTGGAMAAVQATEEQVRATLADHDPATIAIAAINGPESVVVSGDSDVVEALVARWREQGLRATPLTVSHAFHSPHMDHVLDEFRTIAAEVTYHPPTIPVVSNVTGTLATEEQLTSPDYWTQHIRQPVRFHHGIQYLKNQGITHLIEIGPTTLATHTTPHIPTTPTLRTNQPENHTLHTTLATTHTHGTPTNHHTTPHPHTPLPTYPFQRQRYWLEPRPQTDATSMGLSGTEHPFLAAAMNTAGQDAFVFTGRVSLRSHPWLADHTLHHTPVLPTAALIDLTLHAGDQLGTHTLEHLTTHTPITLPTDNTPLHLQLTIHPPNPTGHRPFTLHTRPDTTHLTHHQWTTHAQGLLSGLAGRPVQESAPWSSDGAESIDVNEAYERFTASGLSYGPRLRTLKATWRRGKDLFAEVELPEEMRGEAAEFGLHPALLDGALHAAALAGGPAGAALDGRAPVAAEWRGFRLFATGATSVRVRLTVTDSGSLAARLADQSGEAVAEIVDIGFRPVGQEQIAAAVSRTDEALFHVRWEPVAPLGAGEELRWGVLGATGEAASKFSGTRFPDVAAVAAAVAAGAGPDAVLSTVAFSLDAGAEADSGGVVPAVHDATRAALALVREWLAEDRLAGVPLVVATRRGVDASAPGAEAGAAGVTDVAAAAVWGLLRSAQSESPGRLVLVDLESEADLHPEVLSAVLATAEPQSAVRGGGVSVPRVRRAAARGAAGPGGGRWRPDGTVLITGGTGSLGGLFARHLVERHGVRHLLLLSRRGEDAPGARELVAELRGLGAGVTVAAVDAADREALAAVLADVPADRPLRGVLHAAGLIDDGLVAALTPERLAAVLRPKVDAAWHLHELTRDGEVSAFVLFSSIAGVIGGAGQANYAAANAFLDGLAAYRARLGLPATSAAWGLWEQSSGITGELSDADLARIARAGFRPVQAGSGPALLDRALESPFAAPVLTPLDVAALRERPAQAPVVLRGLAGGAVRRVARNTPGVSAAGLAQRLDALDEGERLDAVLGVVREAMGAVLGHADPSGLGAEEPFAQLGFDSLTSVELRNRLGSDVGLTLPATVIFDHPTPAALAAFVLDAVRAGGGGGERAHGGVDFAAEVRLAEDVRPAAEVVRRVDDAREVLLTGATGFLGAFLVRDLLRAFRGTVHCLVRAGDEAEGLARLRANLESYRVWGEVDASRLRVVVGDLGAPRLGLSEEAFDALARTVDVVYHAGASVHWLRPYAALRGPNVGGTEEVLRLAARHRTVPVHYVSTVGVFAGGERQGRPLRADDPTGPAEELPSGYLATKWVAEQVIGLARDRGLPVSVYRVDVVSGDVRNGACQTRDFVWLSLKGMLQAGAAPVGLAGDVPLTPVDYVSAAVVALSRRAGAEGGTFHLHNRSRMGFGEFVARLRAAGYVLEELGWDAWRERVRSAPDNELLPLLEAFEMMASNGAAFYPRLDTGGTEDALAGTGVDCPELTGELFERYVRFFVEAGFFPPVPGDAGAGGGAGPARVPAA; this is translated from the coding sequence ATGTCCAACGAAGAGAAGCTCGTCGACTACCTCAAGTGGGTCACCGCCGAGTTGCACAAGTCGCGTCAGCGCGTGGAGGAACTCGAAGGCGGCCGGGAGGAGCCCATCGCGGTCGTCGGCATGGCCTGCCGTTATCCGGGCGGTGTCGCGTCGGCCGACGATCTGTGGCAGCTGGTGCTGAACGAAGAGGACGCCATCACCGAGTGGCCGGACGACCGCGGCTGGGACGTGGACGGGCTCTACGATCCCGAGCCGGGCGTTCCTGGGCGTTCGTACACCAGGGAGGGCGGGTTCATCGAGGACGCCACGACGTTCGACGCCGCGTTCTTCGGGATCTCGCCGCGCGAGGCGCTCGGCATGGACCCGCAGCAGCGGGTGCTGCTTGAGACGGCGTGGGAGGCGTTCGAGCACGCGGGGATCGTGCCGGAGTCGTTGAAGGGCAGCCGGACGGGGGTGTTCGCCGGGATCGTGGAGCAGAGCTATCTGAATCGCGAGGGGCCCGAGGAGCTTGAGGGCTACCTCATGACGAGCAAGCTCAGCAGTGTCGCCTCGGGCCGGGTGGCGTTCACGTTCGGGTTCGAGGGGCCGGCGGTGTCGCTGGACACGGCGTGCTCGTCGTCCCTGGTGGCGGTGCATATGGCGATGCAGTCGCTGCGGTCGGGGGAGTCGGCGCTGGCGCTGGCCGGGGGTGTCACGGTCTCGGGGTCGCCGAACGGGTTCGTCGACTTCTCGCGGCAGCGCGGGCTGGCGGCGGACGGGCGGTGCAAGTCGTTCTCCGCGTCCGCCGACGGCACCGGCTGGTCGGAGGGTGTCGGCCTGCTCGTGCTCGAACGGCTTTCCGACGCCCGGCGCAACGGCCACCGCGTGCACGCCCTGATCCGCGGGTCCGCGATCAACCAGGATGGCGCGAGCAACGGCCTGACCGCGCCCAACGGCCCCTCGCAGGAACGCGTGATCCGCCAGGCCCTGGCCAGCGCGCAGTTGACGGCGGCCGACATCGACGTGATCGAGGCGCACGGCACGGGCACGCGGCTCGGTGACCCGATCGAGGCCCAGGCGTTGCTGAACACCTACGGCGCCAACCGCCCCGCGCGGCAGCCGCTGCACCTGGGGTCGTTGAAGTCCAACATCGGGCACACCGTGGCGGCGGCGGGTGTCGGTGGCGTGATCAAGATGATCGAGGCGATGCGGCACGGTGTGCTGCCGAAGACGCTGCACGTCGACAAGCCGACCGACCACGTCAACTGGGACGCCGGCGCGGTCGAACTCCTCACCGAGGCGCGGACCTGGCCGGAGACGGGGCGGCCGAGGCGGGCGGGGGTGTCGGCGTTCGGGGTGAGTGGGACGAACGCGCATGTGATCGTGGAGCAGGCCCCCGAGGAACCCTCCGAGGCCCCCGAGGGCGCGGACGGTGCCGAGGGACCGGAAACGGCCTCCACGCCCGAGGAACAGAGCGGCGCCGATTCCGGCTCTGGCTCTGGCTCTGGCTCTGGTGACGACACGGTGGTGTGGCTGCTGTCCGGGAGGACCGAGGAAGCCTTGCGCGCCCAAGCGCGGCAGTTGGCCGATCACCTCGATGCCCACCCCGACCTCAACGACCGGGCCATCGCCCACACCCTCGCCACCACCCGCACCCACTTCACCCACCGCGCAGCCATCCACGCCACCACCCCCGACCTGCTCCGCACCGCACTCCACCACCTCACCCAAGGCACCCCCCACCCCAACCTCACCACCGGCACCACCCACCCCCACCCCAAAACCGCCTACACCCTCACCGGCCAAGGCTCCCAACACCCCCAAATGGGCCAACAGCTCTACCACACCCACCCCACCTACGCCCACACCATCGACCAACTCACCGACCACCTCCAACCCCACCTCCCCCACCCACTCCGCGACATCCTCCACGCCCCACCCCACACCCCCCACGCCCAACTCCTCAACCACACCCACATCACCCAACCCGCCCTCTTCGCCACCCACCTCGCCCTCCACCGACTACTCGAACACCACGACATACGACCCGACTACCTCATCGGCCACTCCCTCGGCGAACTCACCGCAGCCCACATCGCCGGCGTCCTCACCCTCACCGACGCACTCCACCTCGTCGCACACCGAGGACGCCTCATGCAAGCCGCCCCCACCGGCGGCGCCATGGCCGCCGTCCAAGCCACCGAAGAGCAAGTACGCGCCACCCTGGCCGACCACGACCCCGCCACCATCGCCATCGCCGCCATCAACGGCCCCGAAAGCGTCGTCGTCTCAGGCGACAGCGACGTCGTCGAAGCCCTCGTCGCCCGCTGGCGGGAGCAGGGCCTGCGCGCCACGCCGCTCACCGTCAGCCACGCCTTCCACTCCCCCCACATGGACCACGTCCTCGACGAATTCCGCACCATCGCCGCCGAGGTCACCTACCACCCGCCGACGATCCCGGTGGTCTCCAACGTCACCGGCACCCTCGCCACCGAAGAACAACTCACCTCACCCGACTACTGGACCCAGCACATCCGCCAACCCGTCCGCTTCCACCACGGCATCCAATACCTGAAGAACCAAGGCATCACCCACCTCATCGAAATAGGCCCCACCACCCTCGCCACCCACACCACCCCCCACATCCCCACCACCCCCACCCTCCGCACCAACCAACCCGAAAACCACACCCTCCACACCACCCTCGCCACCACCCACACCCACGGCACCCCCACCAACCACCACACCACCCCCCACCCCCACACCCCCCTCCCCACCTACCCCTTCCAACGCCAACGCTACTGGCTCGAACCGCGTCCGCAGACGGACGCGACGAGCATGGGGCTGAGCGGCACCGAGCACCCGTTCCTGGCCGCCGCCATGAACACCGCGGGGCAGGACGCGTTCGTCTTCACCGGGCGGGTGTCGTTGCGCAGCCACCCCTGGCTCGCCGACCACACCCTCCACCACACCCCCGTCCTCCCCACCGCCGCACTCATCGACCTCACCCTCCACGCAGGCGACCAACTCGGCACCCACACCCTCGAACACCTCACCACCCACACCCCCATCACCCTCCCCACCGACAACACCCCACTCCACCTCCAACTCACCATCCACCCACCCAACCCCACAGGACACCGACCCTTCACCCTCCACACCCGCCCCGACACCACCCACCTCACCCACCACCAATGGACCACCCACGCACAAGGACTCCTGAGCGGCCTGGCCGGCCGTCCGGTCCAGGAGTCGGCGCCGTGGTCGTCCGACGGCGCGGAGAGCATCGACGTGAACGAGGCGTACGAGCGGTTCACGGCGTCCGGGCTGTCGTACGGTCCGCGGCTGCGCACGTTGAAGGCGACCTGGCGGCGGGGCAAGGACCTGTTCGCGGAGGTGGAGCTGCCGGAGGAGATGCGCGGCGAGGCGGCGGAGTTCGGGCTGCATCCGGCGTTGCTCGACGGCGCGCTGCACGCGGCCGCGCTGGCCGGCGGGCCGGCCGGGGCGGCGCTCGACGGGCGGGCTCCGGTGGCGGCGGAGTGGCGCGGGTTCCGGCTGTTCGCGACGGGCGCCACGTCCGTTCGGGTGCGGCTGACCGTGACCGACTCCGGCTCGTTGGCGGCCCGGCTGGCGGATCAGTCGGGGGAGGCGGTCGCCGAGATCGTGGACATCGGGTTCCGGCCGGTCGGTCAGGAGCAGATCGCGGCGGCGGTGTCCCGGACGGACGAGGCGCTGTTCCACGTGCGGTGGGAGCCGGTCGCGCCGCTCGGCGCCGGTGAGGAGCTGCGCTGGGGCGTGCTCGGCGCGACCGGGGAGGCCGCCTCAAAGTTCTCCGGGACGCGGTTCCCCGATGTCGCCGCCGTGGCGGCGGCCGTGGCCGCGGGCGCGGGGCCTGACGCTGTGCTCTCGACGGTCGCGTTCTCGCTCGACGCGGGCGCGGAGGCGGACTCCGGGGGCGTGGTGCCAGCGGTGCACGACGCCACGCGTGCGGCGTTGGCGCTGGTGCGGGAGTGGCTGGCGGAGGACCGGCTGGCCGGCGTGCCGCTGGTGGTGGCGACGCGGCGCGGGGTCGACGCGTCGGCCCCCGGCGCCGAGGCGGGCGCGGCGGGCGTGACGGATGTCGCGGCCGCGGCCGTGTGGGGCCTGCTGCGCTCGGCCCAGTCCGAGTCGCCGGGCCGGCTGGTGCTCGTCGATCTGGAGAGCGAGGCGGATCTGCACCCGGAGGTGCTGTCGGCGGTGCTGGCCACGGCGGAGCCGCAGAGCGCGGTGCGCGGTGGCGGGGTGTCCGTGCCGCGCGTGCGGCGTGCCGCGGCGCGCGGTGCGGCGGGGCCGGGCGGGGGGCGGTGGCGCCCGGACGGGACGGTGCTGATCACGGGTGGTACCGGCAGTCTCGGCGGGCTGTTCGCCCGGCACCTGGTGGAGCGGCACGGGGTGCGGCACCTGCTGCTGCTGAGCCGGCGAGGCGAGGACGCGCCGGGGGCGCGGGAGTTGGTCGCGGAATTGCGCGGTCTTGGCGCGGGGGTGACGGTCGCCGCGGTGGACGCCGCGGACCGGGAGGCGCTGGCGGCCGTGCTGGCGGACGTTCCCGCGGACCGTCCGCTGCGCGGGGTGCTGCACGCGGCGGGCCTCATCGACGACGGGCTGGTCGCGGCCCTCACTCCCGAGCGGCTCGCGGCGGTGCTGCGGCCGAAGGTGGACGCGGCGTGGCACCTGCACGAGCTGACCAGGGACGGCGAGGTGAGCGCGTTCGTCCTGTTCTCGTCCATCGCGGGGGTGATCGGCGGCGCGGGGCAGGCCAACTACGCGGCGGCGAACGCGTTCCTCGACGGCCTGGCCGCGTACCGGGCGCGGCTCGGGCTGCCGGCGACGTCGGCGGCCTGGGGGCTGTGGGAACAATCCTCCGGGATCACGGGCGAGTTGTCGGACGCGGATCTGGCGCGGATCGCCAGGGCCGGGTTCCGGCCCGTGCAGGCGGGCAGCGGCCCGGCGCTGCTCGACCGGGCGCTGGAGTCGCCGTTCGCGGCTCCGGTGCTGACGCCGCTCGACGTGGCGGCGCTGCGGGAGCGGCCGGCGCAGGCGCCCGTGGTGCTGCGGGGGCTGGCGGGCGGCGCGGTGCGCCGGGTCGCGCGGAACACGCCGGGGGTGTCGGCGGCCGGGCTCGCGCAGCGGCTCGACGCGCTGGACGAGGGGGAACGGCTCGACGCGGTGCTCGGTGTGGTGCGGGAGGCGATGGGTGCGGTGCTGGGGCACGCGGACCCGTCGGGGCTCGGTGCCGAGGAGCCGTTCGCTCAGCTGGGGTTCGATTCGCTGACGTCGGTCGAGTTGCGCAACCGGCTGGGTTCCGACGTCGGGTTGACGCTGCCCGCGACGGTGATCTTCGACCATCCGACGCCGGCGGCGCTGGCCGCGTTCGTGCTCGACGCGGTGCGGGCCGGCGGCGGGGGCGGGGAACGGGCCCACGGGGGCGTGGACTTCGCGGCCGAGGTGCGGCTTGCGGAGGATGTGCGGCCGGCGGCCGAGGTGGTGCGCCGGGTGGACGACGCGCGGGAGGTGCTGCTGACGGGGGCGACGGGCTTCCTCGGGGCGTTCCTGGTGCGGGATCTGCTGCGCGCGTTCCGGGGCACGGTGCACTGCCTGGTGCGGGCCGGGGACGAGGCGGAGGGGCTTGCGCGGCTGCGGGCGAACCTGGAGTCCTACCGGGTGTGGGGCGAGGTGGACGCGAGCCGGTTGCGGGTCGTGGTCGGGGACCTGGGCGCGCCGCGGCTGGGGTTGTCGGAGGAGGCGTTCGACGCCCTGGCGCGCACGGTCGACGTCGTCTACCACGCGGGCGCTTCGGTGCACTGGCTGCGTCCTTACGCGGCGCTGCGCGGGCCGAACGTGGGCGGCACCGAGGAGGTGCTGCGGCTTGCGGCCAGGCACCGCACGGTGCCGGTGCACTACGTGTCGACGGTCGGGGTGTTCGCGGGTGGTGAGCGGCAGGGCAGGCCGCTGCGCGCGGATGATCCGACGGGTCCCGCCGAGGAGTTGCCGAGCGGGTACCTGGCGACGAAGTGGGTGGCCGAGCAGGTCATCGGGCTGGCCAGGGACCGGGGGTTGCCGGTGTCGGTGTACCGGGTGGACGTGGTGTCGGGGGATGTGCGCAACGGGGCGTGCCAGACGCGGGACTTCGTGTGGCTGAGTCTGAAGGGGATGCTTCAGGCGGGGGCGGCGCCTGTGGGTCTCGCGGGTGATGTGCCGTTGACGCCGGTCGACTATGTGAGCGCGGCGGTGGTCGCGCTGTCGCGGCGTGCGGGGGCCGAGGGCGGCACGTTCCACTTGCACAACCGGAGCCGCATGGGGTTCGGGGAGTTCGTGGCGCGGTTGCGGGCGGCGGGGTACGTGCTGGAGGAGCTGGGGTGGGACGCGTGGCGGGAGCGGGTGCGTTCGGCGCCGGACAACGAGTTGCTGCCGCTGCTTGAGGCGTTCGAGATGATGGCGTCGAACGGCGCGGCGTTCTATCCGCGGCTGGACACGGGCGGGACGGAGGACGCGCTCGCGGGCACGGGCGTGGACTGCCCCGAGCTGACGGGTGAACTGTTCGAGCGCTACGTGCGGTTCTTCGTCGAAGCCGGGTTCTTCCCGCCGGTGCCAGGGGATGCCGGTGCCGGGGGTGGTGCCGGTCCCGCGCGGGTGCCCGCCGCGTGA